From one Deltaproteobacteria bacterium genomic stretch:
- a CDS encoding NAD(P)-dependent oxidoreductase, with protein sequence MSRAAASGESKPTLMITGAAGFIGTALRQCLRVEYDLICIDLLPAPSLSSGEEWHQMDVTDVASVERLLRRLQKPLSGLIHLAWYYDFSNLPHPRYQAAADSMATLVAAFGRYAASDAPFIFASSMAAMAPTVPGVKQTAASPRSAAWQYPASKVRGEKALRSVTITQPVVELVFAGVYSDACELVPLFQSIERIRRGNIQSWFFPGRTDRGLTYVHVDDVTRAIRSALRASYPTPRLIQRLLVGEARPVTNQEIFDAASAAFGRVRVPILKVPPFLAWLGAQVIGLFSRSNFVKPWMIAFAEEHFEFDLAHTEAVIGWTPQKRLLDTLPTMLAMASGDTDMWLSRNERRPWRRAPELGSG encoded by the coding sequence ATGAGTAGAGCTGCTGCCAGCGGAGAGTCTAAGCCTACATTAATGATCACTGGCGCGGCCGGCTTTATTGGTACTGCGTTGCGTCAGTGTCTCCGTGTGGAATATGACCTTATTTGCATTGACTTGCTACCTGCGCCTAGCCTGTCGTCTGGTGAGGAGTGGCATCAAATGGATGTCACAGACGTGGCGTCCGTCGAGCGTCTGTTGCGCCGTTTACAAAAGCCACTGTCAGGTCTGATTCATTTAGCTTGGTACTACGATTTCTCAAACCTGCCGCATCCGCGGTATCAGGCGGCAGCTGACAGCATGGCCACTTTAGTGGCAGCATTCGGGCGCTATGCCGCGTCTGACGCTCCGTTTATTTTCGCCTCCAGTATGGCAGCCATGGCACCGACTGTTCCCGGTGTCAAACAAACGGCGGCGTCGCCTCGTTCTGCAGCGTGGCAGTACCCCGCTTCGAAAGTGCGGGGAGAAAAAGCTCTGCGATCGGTCACGATCACGCAACCAGTAGTTGAGTTAGTGTTTGCAGGCGTCTATTCGGACGCTTGTGAGCTAGTGCCGCTATTTCAGTCGATCGAGCGCATTCGCCGTGGGAATATTCAGAGTTGGTTTTTTCCGGGGCGTACCGACCGTGGATTAACCTATGTCCACGTCGATGATGTCACGCGAGCCATCCGCTCTGCCCTGCGTGCAAGCTACCCCACGCCTCGTTTGATCCAGCGACTGCTCGTAGGCGAGGCAAGGCCGGTGACCAACCAAGAGATCTTTGACGCCGCTAGCGCGGCCTTCGGTCGCGTGCGCGTGCCAATCCTAAAAGTGCCGCCTTTCCTAGCTTGGCTCGGTGCTCAAGTCATCGGTCTTTTCAGTAGATCAAATTTTGTTAAGCCCTGGATGATCGCATTTGCCGAGGAACATTTCGAGTTTGACCTGGCGCACACCGAGGCGGTCATAGGTTGGACGCCGCAAAAGCGGCTTCTAGACACCTTGCCGACCATGCTAGCAATGGCCTCTGGTGATACGGATATGTGGCTCAGTCGTAATGAACGAAGGCCCTGGCGTCGTGCGCCGGAGCTAGGTTCTGGCTAG
- a CDS encoding SDR family oxidoreductase, with amino-acid sequence MKNQTETLIITGASRGIGAAAARLFCKKGFRVVGIARTRKALDLLQMEFGESFVPVVADLSDLDHAEATIVSLLKDRKLNLSGIVLNAGVSSSSTFVDSSRATQSLEMNLNFHSPSIFLRHALKRFSKLPRGKIITVSSLTALVPFPNNASYAASKAAFYHLLRSVRLESGYKNVEISAVLPGLTDTQMSASFESVLPSAAPEDVADAIWQCWKKPAFPLVVGRLNQVAESVNRLQPWLFDRVTSSIAKWLPHE; translated from the coding sequence ATGAAAAACCAGACTGAGACTTTGATTATAACCGGTGCATCTAGAGGCATTGGAGCAGCTGCCGCAAGATTATTCTGCAAGAAAGGTTTTAGAGTCGTAGGTATCGCCCGCACCCGTAAAGCCCTGGACCTTTTGCAGATGGAATTCGGGGAGTCATTTGTGCCCGTAGTAGCGGATCTGAGCGATTTGGATCATGCCGAGGCGACGATCGTCTCCCTTTTGAAAGACCGTAAACTCAACCTGAGCGGCATCGTATTAAACGCGGGTGTATCATCCAGTAGTACGTTCGTCGATTCCTCCCGCGCCACGCAATCACTAGAAATGAATCTAAACTTCCACTCGCCGTCTATTTTTCTCCGCCATGCCCTTAAGCGGTTTAGTAAGTTGCCTCGAGGCAAAATCATTACTGTGAGTTCCCTAACGGCTCTCGTGCCATTCCCCAACAACGCGTCCTACGCCGCATCTAAAGCGGCGTTCTATCACTTACTGCGCTCGGTACGCCTAGAGTCTGGATATAAAAATGTTGAGATTAGCGCCGTACTTCCCGGTCTAACAGATACGCAAATGTCGGCGTCCTTTGAGTCAGTCTTGCCCAGTGCGGCGCCAGAGGATGTGGCCGATGCGATATGGCAGTGCTGGAAAAAACCGGCCTTTCCTCTAGTTGTTGGTCGGCTCAACCAGGTTGCCGAGAGTGTCAATCGTTTGCAGCCTTGGTTGTTCGACCGGGTGACTTCATCCATTGCTAAGTGGTTGCCCCATGAGTAG
- a CDS encoding FAD-dependent oxidoreductase — MMIMCNEITVVPKSADRCHYVSWGDIVMIVIIGAGLAGLTAGRALLNAGCRDFMIYERETQVGGRLATETDGEFLYDVGFAVLNPAYPMTAKYLTLSELGLQYFDAGAVLLHGKGQMSTLFDPLSHPERALSMMAQRFPSWGDRLRTLALRLQPKAPQRPRDDGATALEGLRLLGFSEAYIESFFRPFFAGVFLDRDLSVSEELFRYLFAFFSQSRVALPAGGMNAVAVNLAKAIPQDHLRFGVAVESIRNGKITLSDGTVVQPKATILAVDARAAATLMADQSDPPFRSVTTAYFAAASRPWRSRLLALNSSGQGWVNHLATLSDIQPSYARKGRHLVAVSGVLPLPTQSSAQAQDFLRHELTGLLGPEAARWECLRTYQVDHALPVQFGRKGYESEGLIFAGDYMENPSIQGAMLSGEKAAHIVLQRR; from the coding sequence GTGATGATCATGTGTAACGAGATAACTGTCGTTCCCAAATCCGCTGATCGGTGTCACTATGTATCATGGGGAGACATAGTCATGATCGTCATTATCGGAGCTGGGCTCGCTGGTCTGACTGCAGGGCGTGCACTTTTGAACGCTGGCTGCCGTGATTTTATGATTTACGAGCGTGAGACGCAAGTCGGTGGACGCTTAGCCACGGAAACTGACGGCGAGTTTTTGTACGATGTTGGGTTTGCCGTTCTCAATCCGGCCTATCCCATGACGGCCAAGTACTTAACTTTATCTGAGCTTGGTCTGCAGTATTTTGATGCCGGTGCCGTGTTACTGCACGGCAAAGGACAGATGTCCACACTGTTTGATCCACTGTCCCATCCCGAGCGAGCGCTCTCGATGATGGCGCAACGATTTCCCTCCTGGGGCGATCGCTTGCGGACTTTAGCTTTGCGATTGCAACCCAAAGCACCGCAGAGGCCGCGAGATGACGGGGCGACAGCCCTAGAGGGACTGCGTCTTCTCGGCTTTTCTGAAGCATACATTGAATCTTTTTTTCGGCCATTTTTTGCGGGTGTCTTTTTAGATCGCGATTTATCGGTGTCCGAGGAATTATTTCGCTATCTTTTTGCCTTTTTCAGCCAGTCCCGTGTCGCACTTCCTGCCGGTGGCATGAATGCTGTTGCCGTCAATTTAGCCAAGGCGATCCCACAGGATCACTTGCGATTTGGTGTCGCTGTAGAATCGATAAGAAACGGGAAGATCACGCTTTCCGACGGAACAGTCGTACAACCCAAAGCTACGATCCTTGCTGTTGACGCGCGTGCGGCGGCGACTCTTATGGCCGATCAGAGTGATCCGCCATTTAGATCGGTGACAACGGCCTATTTTGCGGCGGCATCGAGACCGTGGAGGTCGCGCCTTTTAGCCTTGAATAGCTCCGGTCAGGGCTGGGTCAACCACCTGGCGACTTTGTCCGATATTCAGCCTTCCTATGCCAGGAAGGGGAGGCATTTAGTCGCTGTGAGTGGTGTACTGCCGTTACCCACACAGTCCTCCGCGCAGGCTCAAGATTTCTTGCGGCATGAACTTACAGGATTACTGGGGCCGGAAGCGGCTAGGTGGGAATGCTTGCGTACCTACCAGGTGGATCACGCCTTACCAGTGCAGTTTGGGCGCAAAGGTTATGAATCAGAGGGACTGATTTTCGCCGGTGATTATATGGAGAACCCGTCCATTCAGGGAGCGATGTTATCGGGTGAAAAAGCCGCACATATTGTCTTGCAGCGGAGGTAA
- a CDS encoding CPXCG motif-containing cysteine-rich protein, translated as MEDPIDVICPWCGESFTTFFDSSVGAQRYTEDCQVCCRPIDLNFRELSDGSFTCDTERTF; from the coding sequence ATGGAAGATCCTATTGATGTGATTTGCCCTTGGTGCGGCGAGTCATTTACGACTTTTTTTGACTCATCTGTTGGTGCGCAACGCTACACAGAAGACTGTCAAGTGTGTTGTCGCCCCATTGATCTTAACTTCCGCGAACTCTCTGATGGTTCGTTTACGTGCGATACGGAACGGACCTTTTGA
- a CDS encoding 3-dehydroquinate synthase — MTTSSKLTVSWRMSQPPVAAKSWHNWRDFVLSPSDNKLEAALGWPAGTVAVLEQGFKLGLGRTLGWEVDGAVGEDHGLAALQAAARVFRRGVAARHVGNTALERVIQGTYDIAIVQQQPDLNDAATFYILDGRVAALWPKLTMGPKRLVLTLDEHSKSLASVAQILASPHAQKSARWCVVGGGLLTDVAAFAASLCSATVQFVPTTLLAMADACVGGKTGVNFAPYGKNQIGTFYFPSHVTIWPGWLATLPERELLGGAAECLKHAFLLGDMVLAESLAAALRQRDLTALATLLPAVIKLKVDVVTADPAENGMRAILNFGHTLGHALEAYAHAHQSGAAILTHGEAVGVGMVFALLLSSKYAGLKPLQCQELIEVLKAAGCVLSAAELGKRLGATDLASSALRAALRALMANDKKTMAPAGAERAEWILLATPGVTARSSSGAWTTSLSLAVIDELWTDFLRVL, encoded by the coding sequence GTGACTACATCGTCTAAGCTCACAGTCTCGTGGCGTATGAGTCAGCCTCCGGTGGCCGCCAAGTCCTGGCACAATTGGCGTGATTTTGTCCTCTCACCAAGCGACAACAAACTAGAGGCAGCACTAGGCTGGCCAGCTGGTACTGTTGCTGTCCTAGAACAGGGCTTTAAGTTGGGGCTCGGTCGCACATTAGGGTGGGAAGTAGACGGCGCAGTGGGCGAGGATCATGGCTTGGCCGCGCTGCAGGCGGCTGCGCGGGTGTTTCGTCGTGGCGTTGCCGCCAGACATGTTGGCAACACGGCATTAGAGCGCGTCATCCAGGGCACCTATGATATCGCAATCGTGCAGCAGCAGCCTGATCTGAATGACGCCGCTACATTTTACATCTTAGACGGGCGTGTTGCCGCACTTTGGCCCAAGCTCACCATGGGACCAAAGCGGCTTGTCTTGACCCTAGACGAGCACAGTAAAAGCCTGGCCTCAGTTGCTCAAATCCTCGCGTCACCGCATGCGCAAAAATCCGCGCGTTGGTGTGTCGTCGGCGGCGGTCTACTCACTGATGTCGCCGCTTTCGCCGCCTCACTCTGCAGCGCGACGGTGCAATTTGTACCGACGACGTTGCTCGCCATGGCGGACGCCTGCGTAGGCGGCAAAACTGGTGTTAATTTTGCTCCCTACGGCAAGAACCAAATCGGAACTTTTTATTTTCCCTCGCACGTCACAATTTGGCCTGGATGGCTGGCGACTTTACCCGAGCGTGAACTGCTGGGCGGCGCTGCTGAGTGTCTCAAACACGCCTTTTTGCTAGGTGACATGGTGTTGGCTGAGTCTTTAGCCGCAGCTCTGCGTCAACGCGACCTGACGGCACTCGCGACTTTGCTTCCGGCTGTCATCAAACTCAAAGTCGATGTCGTGACGGCAGACCCAGCGGAAAATGGCATGCGGGCCATCCTCAACTTTGGCCATACACTTGGGCACGCGCTCGAGGCCTATGCGCATGCGCACCAGTCTGGCGCCGCAATATTGACCCACGGGGAAGCAGTGGGCGTCGGCATGGTCTTTGCCTTGCTCCTTAGCAGCAAATATGCCGGACTGAAACCGCTTCAATGCCAGGAGCTCATTGAGGTCCTTAAGGCCGCAGGCTGCGTCTTGTCTGCTGCGGAGCTAGGCAAGCGGCTCGGCGCCACTGATCTGGCCTCATCCGCGCTGCGTGCGGCACTACGGGCACTCATGGCCAACGACAAGAAGACCATGGCTCCTGCAGGTGCGGAGCGCGCAGAGTGGATTTTGCTCGCGACTCCCGGAGTCACAGCCCGATCATCTTCCGGTGCTTGGACGACTAGTCTGTCGCTAGCTGTGATTGATGAGCTATGGACTGATTTTTTGCGCGTGCTTTAA
- a CDS encoding response regulator, which produces MKKENLAPQAEKSLRRQIETIKRQKIVNKKVVSLADFRELRQRIDTRTILVVDDDEIMRSALKRILENEGYKVIMAVDGLELSKVLETTRLDLILLDVNLPWVDGYELCRLIKDHHSLKAVPLVLVSARKSTQDIQNGFAAGANDYVTKPFDIDYMTGVINKMLLQSG; this is translated from the coding sequence ATGAAGAAGGAAAATCTAGCACCGCAGGCCGAGAAGTCGCTCCGCCGCCAGATTGAGACGATCAAACGCCAAAAGATCGTCAACAAGAAGGTCGTGAGCCTTGCCGACTTTCGCGAACTACGCCAACGCATCGACACGCGCACCATTCTCGTTGTCGATGACGACGAGATTATGCGATCCGCTCTTAAACGCATCCTGGAAAACGAGGGCTACAAAGTCATCATGGCCGTCGATGGCCTGGAGCTCTCAAAAGTTCTGGAGACGACGCGACTCGATCTCATCTTGCTCGATGTGAATCTGCCTTGGGTAGACGGTTACGAGCTGTGCCGACTGATCAAGGACCATCATTCGCTGAAAGCCGTGCCACTCGTCCTGGTGTCGGCGCGCAAGAGCACCCAAGACATTCAAAATGGCTTTGCCGCAGGTGCTAATGACTACGTCACAAAGCCCTTTGATATCGATTATATGACCGGGGTGATCAATAAGATGCTGCTACAATCGGGCTAA
- a CDS encoding rhodanese-like domain-containing protein, with product MKQALTALFLVAGGMTFKPALVQASEHAAFAEVSTDELDKLVSSKAVFLIDANGAKTYAKGHIPGAINFAANEDKLATVLPKDKSALIVAYCGGPLCSAWEAAAAKTKDLGYANIKHYKGGIKVWKEAGKKVDSSST from the coding sequence ATGAAACAGGCTCTGACAGCGCTCTTCTTGGTCGCGGGCGGCATGACTTTTAAGCCTGCCTTGGTGCAAGCTTCTGAGCACGCGGCGTTTGCTGAGGTTTCGACTGATGAATTGGACAAACTTGTCAGCTCCAAGGCCGTGTTCTTGATCGATGCTAACGGCGCTAAGACCTATGCCAAGGGCCACATCCCTGGTGCCATTAACTTCGCTGCTAACGAAGATAAACTGGCCACTGTTTTGCCTAAAGACAAATCGGCGTTGATCGTTGCTTACTGCGGTGGACCTCTCTGTTCAGCCTGGGAAGCGGCCGCGGCAAAGACTAAAGACCTTGGTTACGCCAATATCAAACACTACAAGGGCGGCATTAAGGTTTGGAAAGAGGCTGGCAAGAAGGTGGATAGCTCGTCCACTTAA